In Flavobacterium okayamense, a single window of DNA contains:
- a CDS encoding DUF6438 domain-containing protein: MKKIFYLIIPFILISCASKKNDNEFEKIIFHTSKCFGTCPEYHLEINKKKEVKLFIEKAYQKRKIDTLKIGYYKGKLDNETYSELISLIEKIDLEKSGITEPIREPNTIVLKEGSQLSIILYIKNQRKPMIYIYPAGHWEKLMSFVYKISSSENLTKTSEELKIEAFN, translated from the coding sequence ATGAAAAAGATATTTTACCTAATTATTCCTTTTATATTAATTAGCTGTGCTTCAAAAAAAAATGATAATGAATTTGAAAAAATAATTTTTCACACATCAAAATGCTTTGGAACTTGTCCTGAATATCATTTGGAAATAAATAAAAAGAAAGAAGTTAAACTGTTTATTGAAAAAGCATATCAAAAACGGAAAATAGACACTTTGAAAATAGGGTACTATAAAGGCAAACTTGATAATGAAACTTATTCAGAACTCATTTCATTAATTGAAAAAATTGATTTGGAAAAATCTGGAATTACTGAGCCAATACGTGAACCAAATACAATAGTACTTAAAGAAGGCTCACAATTATCTATAATTTTATACATTAAAAATCAAAGAAAGCCAATGATATACATATATCCAGCTGGACATTGGGAAAAATTAATGTCTTTTGTTTATAAAATTTCTAGCTCAGAAAACTTAACGAAAACGAGTGAAGAATTAAAAATTGAAGCGTTTAATTAA